CGGCAACCCCTCTGCCAACACCTCCCGCACTTCCCGCACCGGCCGCCACCGGTCGTGCAGCGTCGTGATCAGCGAGATCATGGTGAGGAAGAACAGGGTGTCGTACCCGTCGAGCCGCCCGCGCAGGAACCAGTTCGCGACGTACGCCGCGACGACGCTCAGCAGGAGCCGCACGGCGAAGGCCAGGGCGGTGGAGCGGAAGGTCCAGCGGCGGCGGGCGGCGGCGAGGGTGACGGCGGTGTTGAGGACGACCGCGACGCTGACGCCGACGAAGAGGTTGGCGGTCGAGCCCTCGAAGTCGGGGAGCATCTGGGCGAAGATGCACGAGACCAGGCCGAGCAGCAGCACCTTCTCGGCGGTGTTGGCCGAGAGCACGGCGTCGTAGCGCATCCGCCAGGCGCTCTGCTCCTCCGGTTCGTCGATCTCCTCGGGCAGCGGCTCGGGGCGGAAGCGCCAGTCCCAGTCGGTGGGGCGCAGGCGGGGGCGGACGAGCTTCTGGAAGGCCAGGGCCAGGCCGCCGAGGAGCACGATGAGCGGGCCGACGACCCAGGTGTGGGCGCCGAGCTCGTCGGTGACGTCGAGCTCGGCCACGTGCAGCCACCACTCCTGAGGCAGCTTGACGAACACCCAGATCACGGCGGCCGCGCTGAGCCACCAGCCGACGAGCAGGGAGGTCGGGCGCCAGCGGGAGCGGACGGTCTCGTAGGCGATGAAGAAGTACTCGAAGACGTTGGGGAAGACCAGCAGCAGCCAGCGCACGTGCAGCAGCTCGAAGAGCAGGGCGCCGACGAGCCGGTAGAAGTACAGCGCCCAGGCGATCCGGAACGCCGGGGTGCTGGCCCAGTTGCGCAGCGTGGCCAGGAAGGCGATGGACAGGTAGTAGACGTCCATGGCCTTGTCGTAGGCCTGGTAGCCGGGCGGGTCGTGACCGAAGAGCTGGAAGATCGTCTGGTCCACGCCGTCGAGCAGCAGGCAGGCGACGACCGCGGGCAGCGGGTAGTACGGGATCAGCAGCGGCAGCAGGAAGCGGCCGCCCACCACGGCGACGAAGACCAGCGTGGTGGTCGTGTCCATCGAGGGCTCAGCGGCCCTTCCAGACGGGCGGGCGCTTCTCGGCGAAGGCCCGCGCGCCCTCCTGGGCGTCCTCGGAGCTGAACACCGGACCCATGAGCCCGCCCTGCCGGGTCCACCGCTCGGCGTGGCTCCAGTCGGGGGCCGCCAGCGCGATCTGCTTGGTGACGGCCACCGCGAGGGGGCCGTTGGCGGCGACGGCCGCGGCCAGCTCGAGCGCGCCGTCCAGCGCGGTGCCGTCGGGCACCACGCGGTTGACCAGCCCCAGCTCGGCCGCTCGGCCGGCCGTGATCGGGTCGCCGGTCAGCAGCATCTCCAGGGCGATGGCCGGCGGGATCCGCTGCGGCAGGTGCACGGCCGCGCCGGCACCGGCCACGAGCCCGCGCTTGACCTCCGGTACGCCGAGCCGCGCACCCTCCCCCGCCACCACGA
This genomic window from Nocardioides anomalus contains:
- a CDS encoding crotonase/enoyl-CoA hydratase family protein translates to MSDPAEPAAAAVRTQERDGVLVITIDRPEARNAINGAVARGVADALDRLDDSGGLRVGVLTGAGGVFSSGMDLKGFLAGDVPVIAGRGLGGLTERPPRKPLIAAVEGYAVAGGFELVLACDLVVAGEGARLGVPEVKRGLVAGAGAAVHLPQRIPPAIALEMLLTGDPITAGRAAELGLVNRVVPDGTALDGALELAAAVAANGPLAVAVTKQIALAAPDWSHAERWTRQGGLMGPVFSSEDAQEGARAFAEKRPPVWKGR